In a single window of the Candidatus Flexicrinis proximus genome:
- a CDS encoding ScyD/ScyE family protein, protein MPPLPGELVLGDLSAPRGLAFDSAGNLLVAVAGAGGETSFMMAGPDGEQPVTAGLSGRIVSIAPDGTASDRIVGLPSYAFPMETGGVYRIIPHDESLWLLFSGSGSGNTGAYWADSIVEYDAATLVVKTVINLNNFEATHDPDGNGYDTNVADIAWAADGSLYIVDAGGNDLLSWTADGGLQLVHAWPDNPVPTSIEVAENGDLYIGFLGTGMAPGAGKIEHWSGGEVVETFSGLNTVSDILLDGDTLYAVQLTVFTEQGPGPGSVVMVTSDGPAPVAEGLLAPFGIAKGPDGALYVTFGTIAFAPGMTGGVIGLPME, encoded by the coding sequence ATGCCGCCACTGCCCGGTGAACTGGTATTAGGGGACTTGAGTGCGCCGCGCGGTCTTGCCTTCGACTCTGCCGGCAATCTGCTGGTAGCGGTAGCAGGCGCTGGCGGTGAGACGTCATTTATGATGGCTGGACCGGACGGCGAACAACCCGTTACCGCCGGTCTGAGCGGGCGAATTGTCTCGATCGCGCCCGATGGCACGGCATCTGACCGCATTGTCGGTCTTCCCAGCTACGCCTTTCCAATGGAAACGGGCGGTGTCTACCGCATCATTCCGCATGACGAGTCGCTCTGGTTGCTGTTCAGCGGAAGTGGCTCTGGCAATACCGGAGCCTATTGGGCCGACTCAATTGTTGAATATGACGCTGCAACACTGGTCGTCAAAACGGTCATCAACTTGAACAACTTTGAGGCGACCCACGACCCGGACGGCAACGGCTACGACACCAACGTCGCCGATATTGCCTGGGCTGCCGATGGCTCGCTTTACATCGTGGACGCGGGCGGCAATGACCTGCTCTCGTGGACGGCGGACGGCGGGTTGCAGCTCGTCCACGCCTGGCCGGATAACCCCGTCCCGACCTCAATTGAAGTTGCTGAGAATGGCGACCTTTATATCGGCTTCCTCGGCACCGGTATGGCACCCGGGGCGGGCAAGATTGAACACTGGTCAGGCGGGGAAGTTGTCGAGACGTTCAGCGGTCTGAACACGGTGAGTGACATACTGCTCGATGGCGATACGCTTTACGCCGTCCAGCTCACCGTCTTTACGGAACAGGGTCCGGGTCCGGGCAGCGTGGTAATGGTCACATCAGATGGTCCAGCGCCTGTCGCCGAAGGTCTGCTCGCGCCCTTCGGGATCGCCAAAGGTCCTGATGGTGCACTGTATGTCACGTTCGGTACGATTGCCTTCGCGCCTGGCATGACCGGCGGAGTCATCGGGCTGCCAATGGAGTAG
- a CDS encoding SRPBCC family protein produces the protein MINVEDSIVIDRPLEEVFAYVSDLANGPEWQTGLIEVRKETAAPLGIGTQFTFVRKFLGRKLEAGNKFTAYKPNEIVTFVTTTGPMLVEASYRFGAEPEGTRVTCHLEMKPRGFSRLAEPLIAASIRREMSAEFGYLKDLLESRSAGVNSV, from the coding sequence ATGATTAACGTCGAGGACAGCATCGTAATCGATCGACCGCTTGAAGAAGTCTTTGCCTACGTCAGCGACCTTGCCAACGGCCCCGAATGGCAAACAGGACTGATCGAAGTGCGAAAAGAGACAGCAGCGCCGCTGGGAATAGGGACGCAATTCACCTTTGTCCGCAAATTTCTGGGGCGAAAACTTGAGGCCGGCAACAAGTTCACCGCATACAAACCTAATGAGATCGTTACGTTTGTAACCACTACTGGTCCCATGTTGGTAGAGGCCTCCTATCGCTTTGGCGCTGAGCCGGAGGGCACCCGAGTCACCTGCCACCTTGAAATGAAACCCCGAGGCTTTTCCCGACTGGCGGAACCTTTGATCGCAGCCAGTATCCGGCGAGAAATGAGCGCCGAATTTGGCTACCTGAAAGACCTGCTCGAAAGTCGCTCGGCCGGCGTGAATTCCGTGTAA
- a CDS encoding NAD(P)-dependent alcohol dehydrogenase, translated as MKAIVLTEYGSPDGLHLTNIEKPTPKDNEVLIRVRATTVTAGDAEIRTLKFPIWLMLPIRLYVGFIKPRDFVLGQELAGVVEAVGKDVKRFKEGDSVFGAAGFHFGAYAEYTCLPEAAVLVIKPSGMTYEDAAAVPVAGLEALHFLRRADIQRGQKVLIVGAGGSIGTMGVQLAKHFGAEVTAVDSTGKLDMLRSIGVDHVIDYTQEDFSRSGVTYDVIFDVMGKASFSGAMKSLKSGGRYLLVNAGLSQMVRGRWATMSSSKKVIFGTGAQATEDLEFLKSLIEAGKLIPVIDRVYPLDQTPEAHRYVDTGQKKGHVVISVGRDIKTERRLS; from the coding sequence ATGAAAGCAATCGTCTTGACCGAGTACGGATCGCCGGACGGTCTACATCTCACAAACATCGAGAAACCAACGCCAAAAGACAATGAAGTCCTGATACGAGTCCGTGCAACAACCGTTACAGCCGGAGATGCCGAGATTCGAACGCTAAAGTTCCCAATCTGGCTCATGCTCCCCATCCGGCTCTACGTGGGGTTCATCAAACCAAGAGACTTTGTTCTCGGACAGGAACTGGCAGGGGTCGTTGAGGCTGTCGGCAAAGATGTGAAACGATTTAAGGAAGGCGATTCGGTTTTCGGGGCGGCCGGTTTTCATTTTGGCGCTTACGCTGAATATACCTGTCTGCCTGAAGCGGCGGTGCTGGTAATCAAACCATCGGGTATGACCTATGAGGACGCCGCTGCCGTTCCTGTTGCGGGACTTGAAGCACTTCATTTTTTGAGAAGAGCGGATATCCAGCGCGGACAGAAGGTTCTGATCGTTGGTGCAGGCGGCAGCATCGGCACGATGGGCGTGCAGCTTGCCAAGCACTTTGGGGCGGAAGTGACAGCCGTGGACAGCACGGGAAAACTGGATATGCTGCGTTCGATCGGTGTAGATCACGTCATCGATTACACGCAAGAGGATTTCAGCCGGAGTGGAGTGACCTATGACGTGATTTTCGATGTAATGGGCAAAGCTTCGTTTTCGGGAGCTATGAAGTCGCTGAAATCCGGTGGACGTTATCTTCTGGTGAACGCCGGGTTGTCACAGATGGTTCGTGGGCGATGGGCCACAATGTCGAGCAGTAAGAAAGTGATATTTGGGACGGGAGCCCAGGCGACCGAAGACCTGGAGTTCCTCAAATCGCTCATTGAGGCCGGCAAGCTCATACCGGTTATTGACCGTGTCTATCCGTTGGATCAGACCCCCGAGGCTCATCGTTATGTCGATACAGGACAGAAGAAGGGACATGTCGTCATATCTGTCGGGCGCGATATCAAAACTGAAAGGCGGCTGTCTTAG
- a CDS encoding NAD(P)-dependent alcohol dehydrogenase: MKAIIYTQYGSPDVIQFNEVEKPTPKDDEVLIEVHAASVNAADWHYLRGTPWLFRLACGLLKPKNSFLGADVAGRVAAVGKNVTQFHPGDEVFGDLSACGRGTFAEYVCANESALVLKPANISFEEAAAVPVAAVTALQGLQSRVQIQPGQKVLINGASGGVGTFAVQIAKAFGAEVTAVCSTRNVGRMRSIHADHVIDYSKDDFTQSGQRYDFILAANGYRPFSDYRRALNPGGTYVMTGGTTTQMFEAMILGPLASVTGNKKMGNIMAKPDKANLAFVRELLGAGKVQPVIDRCYPLSEVPEAIRYLEAGHAQGKVVITVQSGNRN; encoded by the coding sequence ATGAAGGCAATCATCTACACACAGTACGGATCACCGGATGTCATTCAATTCAATGAGGTCGAGAAACCGACCCCGAAGGACGATGAAGTGCTCATCGAGGTCCATGCTGCATCCGTGAATGCCGCTGACTGGCATTATTTGAGAGGCACACCCTGGTTGTTCCGCCTGGCGTGTGGGCTGCTCAAACCCAAGAACAGCTTTCTTGGAGCCGATGTTGCGGGGCGAGTAGCGGCGGTGGGCAAGAACGTCACCCAGTTTCACCCCGGTGATGAGGTATTCGGGGACTTAAGCGCGTGTGGCAGGGGTACATTTGCCGAATATGTATGTGCGAATGAGAGCGCACTGGTGTTGAAACCCGCCAATATATCGTTCGAGGAAGCCGCAGCCGTCCCCGTTGCGGCAGTTACCGCCTTGCAGGGTCTTCAAAGCAGAGTACAGATTCAGCCGGGGCAAAAGGTGCTGATTAATGGCGCATCGGGCGGTGTAGGTACATTTGCGGTACAGATTGCCAAAGCATTTGGGGCAGAAGTCACGGCGGTGTGCAGCACGAGGAATGTGGGCAGGATGCGCTCGATTCATGCTGACCATGTGATCGATTACTCGAAAGACGATTTCACTCAGAGTGGGCAGCGGTATGACTTTATTCTTGCCGCGAACGGCTATCGTCCGTTTTCAGATTACAGGCGGGCGCTAAACCCCGGTGGAACCTATGTCATGACTGGAGGAACCACAACTCAGATGTTTGAGGCTATGATCCTTGGGCCACTGGCATCTGTGACCGGGAATAAGAAAATGGGTAACATAATGGCGAAACCCGACAAAGCAAACCTGGCTTTTGTGAGGGAACTCCTTGGAGCCGGAAAAGTACAACCCGTGATCGACAGATGTTACCCATTGAGCGAGGTCCCTGAAGCTATCCGGTATCTTGAAGCTGGACACGCTCAAGGAAAAGTCGTCATCACCGTGCAGTCCGGAAACCGGAACTGA
- a CDS encoding GNAT family N-acetyltransferase: MALATWWASDPLIDLSPLGNFHVALAADDAQLATINRITVAEVEQRRQAGHRPYVGYLDGQPVTYGWVATREASIGELSLLFSITEDTRYLWDFATLPDWQGKGLYPRLLQAIVQEETADQFWIIHAPENLPSGTGMQKAGFQAVGQLSFQHDQRVGLVPFDLPERARIGAALLGVALIEDGLSPCWRCVTQVVCTCQRDPDSCSCAVEIR; this comes from the coding sequence ATGGCACTGGCAACATGGTGGGCTTCTGATCCCTTGATCGATTTAAGCCCCTTAGGGAACTTTCATGTGGCGTTGGCAGCGGATGACGCACAACTGGCAACCATCAATCGTATTACGGTCGCGGAAGTAGAACAGCGGCGGCAGGCGGGACATCGACCGTATGTCGGCTATCTGGATGGCCAGCCCGTGACATATGGCTGGGTGGCGACACGCGAAGCCTCCATCGGCGAACTTAGCCTTCTCTTCTCGATAACAGAGGATACGCGCTACCTGTGGGACTTCGCAACGCTGCCCGATTGGCAAGGGAAGGGGCTGTATCCGCGCTTACTCCAAGCGATTGTGCAGGAGGAAACGGCGGATCAATTCTGGATCATCCATGCCCCTGAGAATCTTCCATCAGGCACGGGAATGCAGAAGGCGGGTTTCCAGGCAGTCGGGCAGCTTTCGTTCCAGCACGATCAGCGTGTAGGGCTCGTCCCATTTGACCTGCCCGAACGGGCGCGTATCGGGGCCGCGCTGTTGGGTGTCGCCTTGATTGAGGATGGGCTAAGCCCATGTTGGCGTTGTGTTACGCAAGTCGTCTGCACCTGTCAGCGCGATCCCGACAGCTGTTCGTGTGCGGTTGAAATTCGTTAA
- a CDS encoding alpha/beta hydrolase, with amino-acid sequence MSVNPIPASQFDAAKGSETHTRADQIALAEAPQSLPKKRGFLRRLGMIAAVVVGLILAGTVYETVAEDADIRAYPPLGQMVDVGGYRLHINCTGTGSPTVVIDAGWGDWSLGWSQVQAELSNTTRVCTYDRAGMGYSESGPLPRNAEQFATELHTLLERAHITGPYVLVGHSLGGLPVRVFADKYPAGVSGVVLVDSMSPRQMVEPTQDIAPQTASQPNSIRLPFLLARIGVVRALAGPLGIVQEVSPDVQGAYAAFTVTPRNVQAWADEGASMQQSMAQADAVKTFGDLPLIVLTAGLNDYQGWPEMQVELLQLSSNSRQIVVENSGHAIHVQHPHTATAAIVSMVLQVR; translated from the coding sequence ATGTCGGTCAATCCAATCCCTGCTTCACAGTTCGATGCCGCCAAGGGGAGTGAAACCCATACCCGCGCCGATCAAATCGCTTTGGCAGAAGCGCCTCAATCTCTACCCAAGAAGCGCGGCTTTCTGCGCCGGCTAGGTATGATCGCCGCTGTGGTCGTGGGATTGATTCTGGCAGGAACAGTATACGAGACTGTGGCAGAAGATGCCGATATACGAGCCTATCCCCCTCTCGGTCAAATGGTAGACGTGGGCGGCTATCGGCTGCACATCAACTGTACCGGCACGGGCAGCCCGACCGTCGTAATTGACGCCGGATGGGGAGATTGGTCTCTTGGGTGGAGCCAGGTTCAAGCCGAGCTGTCAAACACGACGCGGGTCTGTACCTATGACCGAGCAGGCATGGGCTACAGCGAGTCCGGCCCGCTGCCGCGCAACGCCGAGCAGTTCGCCACAGAATTACACACACTCCTTGAGCGAGCCCATATTACGGGCCCCTATGTGCTGGTCGGCCATTCGCTCGGCGGCTTGCCTGTGCGCGTGTTTGCCGATAAGTATCCGGCGGGCGTCAGCGGAGTCGTTCTGGTCGACTCGATGAGCCCGAGACAGATGGTAGAACCCACTCAAGACATCGCGCCTCAGACTGCCTCGCAACCCAACAGTATCAGGCTGCCCTTCTTGCTGGCCCGTATCGGCGTCGTGCGCGCCCTGGCGGGGCCGCTCGGAATTGTTCAGGAAGTATCTCCGGACGTACAGGGCGCGTACGCTGCGTTCACGGTCACGCCGCGAAATGTCCAGGCGTGGGCCGACGAAGGAGCGAGCATGCAGCAGAGTATGGCTCAAGCGGACGCAGTCAAGACGTTCGGCGATTTGCCGCTTATCGTTCTGACTGCCGGCCTCAACGATTATCAAGGCTGGCCGGAAATGCAGGTCGAGCTACTTCAATTGTCCTCCAATAGTCGGCAGATCGTTGTCGAGAACAGCGGACATGCGATCCATGTTCAGCACCCACACACCGCCACCGCGGCAATCGTGAGCATGGTCTTGCAGGTTCGCTAA
- a CDS encoding response regulator: MSHAQAIIIDDNPKNLSVLARLLSSEGLSSIRVTDPSNISEALKQVDNVSVIFLDIEMPGIDGYKLLKQLKADSRFQSVPVVAYTVHVSEINVAHRQGFDGFLGSPSIQINSRTSLNVY, translated from the coding sequence ATGAGTCATGCACAGGCGATCATCATTGACGACAACCCGAAGAACCTAAGCGTTTTGGCGCGGCTGTTGTCAAGCGAAGGACTAAGCAGTATACGGGTGACCGACCCCAGTAACATAAGCGAAGCTCTGAAGCAGGTCGACAATGTCTCGGTTATCTTTCTCGACATTGAGATGCCGGGGATTGATGGGTACAAACTGCTGAAGCAGTTGAAAGCCGACTCGCGCTTTCAATCGGTTCCAGTGGTCGCATATACGGTACACGTCAGTGAGATCAACGTCGCGCATCGGCAAGGGTTCGACGGCTTCTTAGGAAGCCCCTCGATTCAGATAAATTCCCGCACCAGCTTGAACGTATACTGA
- a CDS encoding response regulator, translating into MILRRAGAVVDFDRRGDSMLLQLTKFVPDLIILDLNLGRYTSGFEIFEETRKLPEYAHVPIVAVSASEPAVVVPKCRTMGFNGFIAKPIAEALFEDQLVRLLQGESVWYLGERYGGEESKGKESNHV; encoded by the coding sequence ATGATACTGCGGCGCGCCGGTGCTGTCGTTGACTTCGACCGCCGGGGTGACAGTATGCTGCTCCAACTCACCAAATTTGTGCCGGATCTGATCATCCTCGACCTCAACTTGGGTCGATATACTTCCGGCTTCGAGATTTTTGAGGAGACCCGGAAGCTGCCAGAGTATGCTCACGTCCCTATCGTCGCCGTTTCCGCCTCCGAGCCTGCAGTCGTCGTGCCGAAGTGCCGCACGATGGGCTTCAACGGATTCATCGCAAAGCCAATTGCGGAGGCACTCTTCGAAGATCAGCTCGTCCGGCTTCTCCAAGGTGAGAGCGTTTGGTACTTAGGTGAGCGCTACGGCGGCGAAGAGTCGAAAGGCAAAGAATCTAACCACGTTTGA
- a CDS encoding response regulator, protein MLTQPCVLYVEDEAKSRRVMKMLLVNSMKLPNVTIFEDSVDFLVRAESLDPTPDVVFLDIHVKPYSGFEMLEMLRQSKKFAKTIVVALTASVMNEEVARLRESGFDGCLSKPIDIDSFPNNLASILRGEEVWLITF, encoded by the coding sequence ATGTTAACTCAACCCTGTGTCCTGTATGTCGAAGACGAGGCCAAAAGTCGGCGCGTCATGAAGATGTTGTTGGTAAACAGCATGAAATTACCGAACGTCACTATCTTCGAAGACAGCGTTGATTTCCTCGTGCGTGCCGAGTCGCTTGACCCGACCCCGGATGTGGTCTTCCTGGATATTCACGTTAAGCCATACAGCGGTTTTGAGATGCTTGAGATGTTGCGTCAATCCAAAAAGTTCGCCAAGACGATTGTTGTTGCGCTCACCGCAAGTGTGATGAATGAAGAAGTCGCCCGCCTTCGCGAGTCCGGATTTGACGGTTGTCTCTCAAAGCCAATCGATATCGATTCGTTTCCCAACAACCTTGCCTCGATCTTACGGGGTGAAGAAGTCTGGCTAATTACGTTTTGA
- a CDS encoding HAMP domain-containing histidine kinase, protein MLIVAIVGLIYFLLYQSALKPIDRLRALAQDMTSGQYTKRIPVYAHDELGQLSITFNEMADAIQQREVSLQAARERAETADQVKSTFLASMSHELRTPLNAIINFSKFVAKGDLGPVNEEQEETLYEVVDSGLHLLNLINDVLDMSKIESGSLTLFVVDDVDLGQLIKQAMSTGKTLLQDKPVQLTADIASDLPRIRGDRQRIMQVLLNIMSNACKFTSKGAIRVSAYSDQDDVVIAIADTGPGIAPEDFGLVFEAFKQTTAGLRQGGGSGLGMPITKSLVEAHGGQIRLESEVGAGTTFTVTLPISSKILSPTLA, encoded by the coding sequence TTGCTGATTGTCGCGATCGTCGGCCTCATTTACTTCTTGCTCTATCAGAGTGCACTGAAACCAATCGACAGATTGCGCGCCCTGGCGCAAGACATGACCAGTGGGCAGTACACCAAACGCATCCCGGTCTATGCGCATGACGAGCTCGGGCAGCTGAGCATCACGTTTAACGAGATGGCAGATGCGATCCAGCAGCGCGAAGTGAGCTTACAGGCAGCACGCGAACGGGCAGAAACCGCTGATCAGGTCAAGTCGACATTCCTTGCCAGTATGTCGCATGAGCTTCGGACGCCGCTGAACGCCATCATCAATTTCAGCAAATTCGTTGCAAAGGGCGATCTCGGCCCCGTCAACGAGGAGCAGGAGGAAACGCTGTATGAAGTCGTTGACAGTGGACTGCACTTGCTGAACTTGATTAACGATGTGCTGGACATGTCAAAGATCGAATCTGGCTCTCTCACGCTGTTTGTGGTGGACGATGTCGACTTAGGACAGCTCATCAAACAGGCAATGTCCACCGGGAAGACGCTTCTGCAGGATAAGCCCGTCCAACTGACCGCCGATATTGCCAGCGATTTGCCTCGTATCCGCGGTGACCGCCAGCGCATTATGCAGGTCTTGCTGAACATCATGTCTAACGCCTGCAAATTCACGAGTAAAGGCGCTATCAGAGTCAGCGCGTACAGCGACCAGGATGATGTCGTGATCGCAATCGCAGATACCGGCCCAGGCATCGCGCCAGAAGATTTTGGCCTGGTTTTCGAAGCTTTCAAGCAGACCACGGCGGGACTGCGTCAAGGCGGCGGCAGTGGATTGGGGATGCCGATCACGAAAAGCCTCGTCGAAGCTCACGGCGGTCAGATCCGCCTTGAAAGTGAAGTTGGGGCAGGTACGACCTTCACGGTTACGCTGCCCATTTCCTCAAAAATTCTCTCGCCCACGCTCGCCTAA
- a CDS encoding ABC transporter substrate-binding protein, giving the protein MPSLKHQHLVLVLLAALLFASFVSAAQDTPEPLTVGFAQVGSESGWRVAFTEATLAEAEARGINLIFPMGKTTQSIQIAALRSFIEAGVDAIILAPVVETGWSDVLQEVKDAGIPLVIIDRNITADPSLYMTRVASDFVHEGRLAAAWLVQETSGSCNVIELEGSAGSSAARDRQIGFNQVIALFPGLKTILSQSGDFTRDGGREVMETILVTENTDLICAIWSHNDDMAIGAAEAMKEHGVDPGDDILIVSVDAIPDVFQAMINGDTNATVELSPYMAGPAFQAIEDHFAGIEVPAQIPVLGDLFLPATAAEEYERRTQ; this is encoded by the coding sequence ATGCCTTCGCTTAAGCACCAACACCTTGTTTTAGTGTTATTAGCTGCACTATTGTTCGCCAGTTTTGTCTCGGCCGCACAAGATACTCCGGAGCCATTGACGGTCGGTTTCGCACAAGTCGGCTCGGAAAGCGGCTGGCGTGTCGCCTTTACCGAGGCGACACTGGCTGAAGCCGAAGCCCGTGGCATTAATCTGATCTTTCCGATGGGGAAAACAACCCAGAGCATCCAGATTGCGGCCCTGCGGTCGTTCATTGAAGCCGGCGTTGACGCCATCATTCTCGCGCCAGTGGTCGAGACCGGTTGGAGCGACGTGCTGCAAGAGGTGAAAGATGCCGGCATCCCTCTTGTGATCATCGACCGCAACATCACGGCTGACCCTTCCCTATATATGACCCGTGTCGCATCGGATTTCGTGCACGAAGGGCGTTTGGCTGCGGCCTGGCTGGTACAGGAGACCAGTGGTAGCTGTAACGTGATCGAGCTGGAAGGCAGCGCTGGGTCGAGCGCCGCAAGAGACCGCCAGATCGGCTTCAATCAGGTGATTGCGCTGTTCCCTGGCCTGAAGACCATTCTGTCACAATCGGGCGATTTCACTCGCGACGGCGGCCGCGAGGTTATGGAAACCATTCTGGTTACTGAAAACACGGATCTGATCTGTGCAATTTGGTCACACAACGACGACATGGCGATCGGCGCGGCCGAAGCAATGAAGGAACACGGCGTCGACCCGGGCGACGACATCCTTATCGTGTCGGTAGACGCCATTCCCGATGTCTTTCAAGCGATGATCAACGGCGACACAAACGCGACCGTAGAACTCAGTCCATATATGGCCGGCCCCGCGTTCCAGGCGATTGAAGATCACTTCGCGGGTATCGAGGTGCCAGCACAGATCCCCGTACTCGGCGACCTGTTCCTGCCTGCGACGGCGGCCGAAGAATACGAACGGCGCACCCAGTAA
- the kdpA gene encoding potassium-transporting ATPase subunit KdpA — MTALEVLQLIVFFGALIIGARLLGGYMARIYEGQPVWLTPVLRPVETAIYRLGGIEPSGEMTWRAYALALLAFNVLGFVVVFVMQLVQAALPLNPAGLGNVEITSAFNTATSFMTNTNWQGYAGEITMSYATQMLGLAVQNFVSAATGMAVVIAFTRGLVRKTAQTLGNFWSDLTRSILYILLPLSIVLAVGLAGQGVIQNFSAPVEALTLSGEIQTLPQGPAASQVAIKQLGTNGGGFFNANSAHPYENPTPVSGFVQMLSILLIPAAMTVMYGIMTGNIRQGWVIFAAMLALLLVGLSIMLFGEYSANPFMPSLAPIMEGKEVRFGIMNSVLWANVTTAASNGSVNAMISSMNPLTGGMALLNIMLGEVVFGGVGAGLYGMLIFVLLTVFIAGLMVGRTPEYLGKKVEAREVRLAILAVLLPSASILIGAAIASSIDLGLSSRANSGPHGISEILYAFSSASGNNGSAFAGLNANTPFYNIALGLCMWIGRFGVILPVLAIAGGMAGKKVAPPSSGTFPTDGPLFAAMLVAVIVIVGALTFFPALSLGPIVEQLLLK, encoded by the coding sequence ATGACGGCATTGGAAGTACTGCAACTGATCGTCTTCTTCGGCGCGCTGATCATCGGCGCGCGACTGTTGGGCGGATACATGGCGCGTATTTACGAGGGGCAGCCCGTCTGGCTGACCCCAGTTCTGCGCCCTGTCGAAACAGCGATTTACCGTCTGGGCGGTATCGAACCGTCCGGGGAAATGACTTGGCGCGCGTATGCGCTGGCACTGCTGGCGTTCAACGTGCTCGGGTTCGTAGTGGTCTTTGTGATGCAGCTTGTGCAGGCCGCGCTGCCGCTCAACCCTGCCGGATTAGGTAACGTGGAGATTACGTCCGCGTTCAACACCGCGACCAGCTTCATGACTAACACTAATTGGCAGGGCTACGCGGGTGAAATCACGATGAGCTACGCCACGCAGATGCTCGGTCTGGCCGTGCAGAACTTCGTTAGCGCGGCGACGGGCATGGCAGTGGTGATCGCCTTCACCCGTGGTCTCGTGCGCAAAACCGCGCAGACTCTGGGCAACTTCTGGTCCGACCTCACCCGCTCGATCTTGTATATTCTGCTGCCGCTTTCTATCGTGCTGGCGGTGGGACTGGCCGGGCAGGGCGTTATTCAGAATTTCAGCGCACCGGTCGAGGCGCTAACCCTCAGTGGTGAAATTCAGACACTGCCGCAGGGTCCGGCGGCGTCGCAAGTCGCAATTAAGCAGTTGGGGACCAACGGCGGCGGCTTCTTCAATGCCAACAGCGCGCACCCGTATGAGAATCCGACGCCAGTAAGCGGCTTTGTGCAGATGCTTTCGATCCTGCTCATTCCGGCGGCGATGACGGTCATGTACGGCATCATGACGGGGAATATCCGGCAGGGCTGGGTGATCTTCGCGGCAATGCTGGCGCTGCTGCTAGTCGGGCTGTCTATCATGCTGTTCGGCGAATATAGTGCCAACCCGTTTATGCCCAGCCTTGCACCAATAATGGAAGGCAAAGAAGTCCGCTTCGGCATCATGAACAGCGTGCTGTGGGCGAACGTGACCACGGCCGCCAGTAACGGCTCGGTCAACGCCATGATCTCCAGCATGAATCCGCTGACCGGCGGCATGGCTTTGCTCAACATCATGCTCGGCGAGGTGGTATTCGGCGGCGTGGGTGCGGGCTTGTACGGCATGTTGATCTTCGTTCTGCTGACCGTGTTTATCGCCGGTCTGATGGTCGGACGCACGCCGGAATATCTGGGGAAAAAGGTCGAAGCGCGCGAGGTGCGGCTGGCGATTCTCGCCGTCCTGCTGCCCAGCGCCAGCATCCTCATCGGCGCGGCCATCGCGAGCAGTATTGACCTGGGTTTGAGCAGCCGCGCCAACTCCGGCCCGCACGGTATAAGCGAAATCCTCTACGCATTCAGCTCCGCCTCCGGCAACAACGGCTCGGCCTTCGCCGGACTCAACGCCAATACGCCGTTCTATAACATCGCATTGGGTCTGTGCATGTGGATCGGGCGCTTCGGCGTCATCCTACCCGTGCTGGCAATAGCCGGCGGCATGGCCGGAAAGAAGGTCGCGCCACCCTCCAGCGGCACGTTCCCGACTGACGGGCCGCTGTTCGCCGCCATGCTCGTCGCAGTCATCGTCATTGTCGGTGCGCTGACCTTCTTCCCTGCGCTCTCGCTGGGGCCGATCGTCGAGCAACTGCTGCTGAAGTAA